In the Leptospiraceae bacterium genome, one interval contains:
- a CDS encoding class I SAM-dependent DNA methyltransferase, which produces MPLSWNEIKERAITFSKDWENTVSEDAEAKPFLEAFFNVFGISRKKIATFEHKVRKLNEHDGYIDLFWKGTMLVEMKSRGKDLEKAFIQAKEYIQKLKQEEIPKYILVSDFAQFNLYDLEKEINIEFTLKDLVNNVQHFGFIAGYEQKTYEEQDPVNIKAAELMGKLHDRLKEIGYEGHPLEVYLVRVLFCLFAEDTTIFEKQLFQDYIEQRTNEDGSDLAAKIQELFQVLNTPKEKRFKNLDEQLNKFPFVNGKLFEETLPIASFDSKMRYALLECCHLDWSLISPAIFGSMFQAVMNKEERRNLGAHYTSEKNILKLIEPLFLDELYEEFESVKGNRNRLIDFHKKLGNLKFLDPACGCGNFLVITYRELRILEIKVLKVLSKKEMFTNIKNVALIDVDQMYGIEIEDFPARVAEVAMWLIDHQMNQKLSKEFGMYFLRLPLQKAANIVHANALRTDWGILLRPRIIETYFYDMGKKEVAGKVQTVKDDYSYILGNPPFVGKYLQNQEQKDDLDLVFKEVKGAGVLDYVAAWYLKVAEYIQNSKIKAAFVSTNSITQGEQVGVLWNELFFKYKIKIHFAHRTFKWSNEAKGNAAVHVVIVGFANFDTNKKNLFEYEDTKGEAHKIPAKNINPYLVEGKDFVILKRRTPISNVPEISFGSMPNDGGNFLFTDEEKKEFLKLEPNAKKFMRPLISGYEFLNGENRWCLWLKDAEPQELKELKEVRKRIEAVQNLRQKSNREATKKLAAFPQLFGEIRQPDSSYIAIPRVSSEKRKFIPIGFFSKDYILSDTCLYVASQNLLTFGILQSTMHMCWVRSVCGRLKSDYRYSNEIVYNNYPWPLNPTEKQTKAIEMYAQKVLDARKEFPDSSLATLYDPLSMPPKLTKAHQELDKAVDAAYRSQPFTSEAKRMEFLFELYEKYTVGLFAKEKV; this is translated from the coding sequence ATGCCTTTAAGCTGGAATGAAATCAAAGAGCGAGCAATAACTTTTTCCAAAGACTGGGAGAATACTGTAAGTGAAGATGCGGAAGCAAAGCCATTTTTAGAAGCATTCTTCAATGTGTTTGGCATTAGCCGAAAAAAAATTGCAACCTTTGAACATAAAGTAAGGAAGCTAAACGAGCATGACGGATACATTGATCTTTTCTGGAAAGGCACAATGTTGGTTGAAATGAAAAGTCGTGGAAAAGATTTGGAAAAGGCATTTATCCAAGCAAAAGAATATATACAAAAACTAAAGCAGGAAGAAATTCCTAAATATATCCTAGTTTCTGATTTTGCTCAATTTAATTTATATGATTTAGAAAAAGAGATTAATATCGAATTTACTTTAAAAGATTTAGTAAATAACGTTCAGCATTTTGGATTTATTGCGGGCTATGAACAAAAAACCTACGAAGAGCAAGATCCTGTAAATATCAAAGCCGCAGAGTTAATGGGTAAACTCCACGATAGGTTAAAAGAAATCGGATACGAAGGACATCCGCTCGAAGTTTACTTAGTGAGAGTATTATTCTGCTTATTCGCAGAAGACACAACTATTTTTGAAAAACAATTATTTCAGGATTATATAGAGCAAAGAACAAATGAAGATGGAAGTGATTTAGCAGCTAAGATCCAAGAACTATTCCAAGTGTTAAATACGCCTAAAGAAAAGCGTTTTAAAAACTTAGATGAGCAGTTAAATAAATTTCCATTCGTGAACGGCAAATTATTCGAGGAAACTTTACCCATTGCCAGCTTCGATTCTAAAATGCGTTATGCGTTATTGGAATGTTGCCACTTGGACTGGAGTTTGATTTCTCCCGCTATTTTTGGCTCGATGTTCCAAGCGGTAATGAACAAAGAAGAGCGTAGAAATTTAGGAGCGCATTACACTAGCGAGAAAAATATTTTAAAATTAATTGAGCCACTCTTCCTAGATGAACTCTACGAGGAGTTTGAATCAGTTAAGGGCAATCGAAATAGGCTCATAGACTTTCATAAAAAGCTAGGCAATTTAAAATTTTTAGACCCTGCCTGTGGATGTGGAAACTTCTTAGTAATCACATACAGAGAATTGCGAATTTTGGAAATCAAAGTATTAAAAGTCCTCAGCAAAAAAGAGATGTTTACGAACATCAAAAATGTAGCACTCATAGATGTTGACCAAATGTATGGAATTGAAATCGAAGATTTTCCCGCGAGAGTGGCTGAGGTAGCAATGTGGCTAATAGACCACCAGATGAATCAAAAACTAAGCAAAGAATTTGGAATGTATTTTTTGAGACTTCCTTTGCAGAAAGCAGCAAATATAGTTCATGCCAACGCTCTTAGAACAGATTGGGGTATTCTTTTAAGACCTAGGATTATAGAAACGTACTTTTACGACATGGGCAAAAAGGAAGTAGCCGGTAAGGTGCAAACGGTTAAGGACGATTATTCGTATATTCTTGGAAATCCACCGTTTGTGGGAAAGTATTTACAAAACCAAGAACAAAAGGATGATTTAGATTTAGTGTTTAAAGAAGTAAAAGGAGCGGGTGTTTTAGACTATGTAGCCGCTTGGTATTTAAAAGTAGCAGAATACATTCAGAATTCTAAAATCAAAGCAGCATTTGTTTCTACGAATTCTATCACTCAAGGAGAACAAGTAGGAGTTTTGTGGAATGAATTATTTTTTAAATATAAAATAAAAATTCATTTTGCGCATAGAACATTTAAATGGAGCAATGAGGCTAAGGGTAACGCGGCTGTGCATGTTGTTATTGTTGGGTTTGCTAATTTTGATACGAATAAAAAAAATCTTTTTGAATACGAGGATACCAAAGGAGAAGCACATAAAATTCCTGCAAAGAATATTAATCCATATTTAGTCGAAGGAAAAGATTTCGTTATTTTAAAGCGAAGAACTCCTATCTCGAATGTTCCAGAAATATCTTTTGGAAGTATGCCAAATGATGGAGGAAATTTCCTATTTACCGATGAAGAAAAAAAAGAGTTCCTAAAACTAGAACCGAATGCAAAAAAATTTATGAGACCCTTAATAAGCGGTTATGAATTTTTAAATGGGGAAAACAGGTGGTGTCTATGGTTAAAAGATGCTGAACCGCAAGAACTTAAAGAACTAAAAGAAGTTAGGAAGCGAATTGAAGCTGTTCAAAATCTGAGACAAAAAAGCAATCGGGAAGCAACAAAAAAGTTAGCCGCATTTCCTCAACTGTTCGGAGAAATTAGGCAACCTGATTCCTCCTATATTGCTATACCAAGAGTATCCTCTGAGAAAAGAAAATTTATACCTATTGGTTTCTTCTCTAAAGATTATATCTTAAGTGATACCTGCTTGTATGTTGCATCACAAAATCTACTTACATTCGGAATTTTACAATCCACAATGCACATGTGTTGGGTGAGATCAGTATGCGGTAGATTAAAAAGTGATTATAGATATTCAAATGAAATTGTTTACAATAACTACCCATGGCCTCTTAATCCAACAGAAAAACAAACTAAAGCTATTGAAATGTATGCACAAAAGGTTTTAGATGCGAGAAAGGAATTTCCTGATTCAAGTCTTGCTACTTTGTATGATCCTCTCTCCATGCCACCAAAACTAACGAAAGCACACCAAGAATTGGACAAAGCAGTAGATGCGGCTTATCGTTCTCAGCCGTTTACAAGTGAAGCAAAACGCATGGAGTTTTTGTTTGAGTTGTACGAGAAGTATACTGTAGGTTTATTTGCGAAAGAAAAGGTTTGA
- a CDS encoding radical SAM protein, with amino-acid sequence MLMPSNGILSIKKTPYDFANILFSGKCNRYCPFCIGKSLPKIVNIDNLELYPLLNQEKFLIELQKTQTTNIIFTGTISDPQLYKFETKLIDEIRIKIPLSNISLHTNGALALKKILEFNSYNKACISFPTFEKKTYKAMMGTENIPDLSKILAKSKIEIKISAVITEHNITEIDSFISKLRYLGIKRLVLRKLFGEKRTWNLFQGLQPVKFFRNNPVYEVDGMEITYWDFDDTNFSSINLFPNGLIGTSYLLTETKEIKSNSI; translated from the coding sequence TTGCTCATGCCCTCCAATGGAATCCTATCAATAAAAAAGACACCTTACGATTTTGCAAATATTCTCTTTTCCGGAAAATGCAATCGGTATTGTCCATTTTGTATCGGCAAATCTCTCCCGAAAATAGTAAATATAGACAATCTTGAATTGTATCCTTTACTCAATCAGGAAAAATTTCTTATCGAATTACAAAAAACCCAAACAACAAATATCATCTTTACCGGTACAATTTCCGATCCCCAACTTTATAAATTTGAAACGAAACTCATTGATGAAATTAGAATAAAAATTCCTCTATCCAATATTTCACTTCATACGAATGGAGCCTTAGCCCTAAAAAAAATTTTGGAATTCAACTCATACAACAAAGCTTGTATATCATTCCCGACATTTGAAAAAAAAACATACAAAGCCATGATGGGGACTGAAAATATTCCCGACCTAAGTAAAATTTTAGCCAAGAGTAAAATCGAAATAAAAATTTCTGCGGTTATCACAGAGCATAACATAACAGAGATTGATAGTTTTATCTCAAAGTTAAGATATCTTGGAATCAAAAGACTCGTGCTGAGAAAACTGTTTGGTGAAAAACGAACTTGGAATTTGTTTCAGGGATTACAGCCAGTCAAATTTTTCAGAAACAACCCTGTTTATGAAGTAGATGGAATGGAAATAACTTACTGGGATTTTGACGATACGAATTTTTCAAGTATAAATCTTTTTCCGAATGGACTCATAGGTACTTCTTACTTATTAACTGAAACTAAAGAAATTAAATCAAATTCTATATAA